A single region of the Maylandia zebra isolate NMK-2024a linkage group LG17, Mzebra_GT3a, whole genome shotgun sequence genome encodes:
- the lhx9 gene encoding LIM/homeobox protein Lhx9 isoform X2: protein MSCVLIDARTRTVSSETRNSPPSTGSLSSVSSAHCAQSGAAQSARCTGISLSHCTAAEPQSPFGCAERAGRSAAVHYMEVVGCKTEAGSCTLRPGPGAMLFHGISGDHIQGIMEEMERRSKTESRLAKGMQLNGRESNMPSMSPEKPALCAGCGGKISDRYYLLAVDKQWHLRCLKCCECKLALESELTCFAKDGSIYCKEDYYRFSVQRCARCHLGISASEMVMRARDSVYHLSCFTCTTCNKTLTTGDHFGMKDSLVYCRLHFETLVQGPDYHPQLNFAELAAKGGGLTLPYFNGTGTAQKGRPRKRKSPAMGIDIPSYNTGCNENDTDHLDRDQQAYPPTQKTKRMRTSFKHHQLRTMKSYFAINHNPDAKDLKQLAQKTGLTKRVLQVWFQNARAKFRRNVLRQENGGVDKADGTSLPPPSSDSGALTPPSSAATLTDLTNPSITVVTSVTSSLDSHDSGSPSQTTLTNLF, encoded by the exons ATGTCTTGTGTTTTAATTGACGCCCGAACTAGAACTGTAAGCTCAGAAACGAGGAACAGCCCCCCATCTACCGGCAGCCTCTCCTCTGTCTCCTCTGCACACTGCGCACAGTCCGGAGCGGCTCAGTCTGCGCGCTGCACAGGGATCTCACTCTCACACTGCACAGCCGCAG AGCCTCAGAGCCCATTTGGATGCGCTGAGAGAGCGGGGCGCAGCGCTGCAGTGCATTATATGGAAGTTGTGGGCTGCAAGACAGAGGCAGGCAGTTGCACGTTGCGTCCAGGACCTGGAGCCATGCTTTTCCACGGGATCTCCGGGGATCACATCCAAGGAATCATGGAGGAGATGGAGAGAAGGTCGAAAACGGAGTCACGCCTGGCGAAGGGCATGCAGCTGAACGGAAGAGAGTCG AACATGCCTTCTATGAGCCCAGAGAAGCCAGCCCTGTGTGCCGGCTGTGGCGGCAAGATTTCGGATAGATACTACCTCCTGGCCGTGGACAAACAGTGGCACCTGCGGTGCCTCAAATGCTGTGAATGTAAACTAGCGCTGGAGTCGGAGCTAACGTGTTTTGCCAAGGATGGGAGTATCTATTGCAAGGAGGATTACTACAG GTTCTCCGTGCAGAGGTGCGCGCGTTGCCACCTCGGGATATCGGCCTCGGAGATGGTGATGCGAGCGCGCGACTCCGTGTACCACCTGAGCTGCTTCACGTGCACCACTTGCAACAAGACCCTGACCACGGGCGATCATTTCGGCATGAAGGACAGCCTAGTGTACTGCCGACTCCACTTCGAGACGCTGGTGCAGGGGCCGGACTACCACCCCCAGCTCAACTTCGCCGAGCTGGCAGCCAAGGGAGGCGGCCTCACTCTACCCTACTTCAACGGCACCGGGACGGCACAGAAGGGAAGGCCACGCAAGAGGAAGAGTCCGGCCATGGGGATAGATATACCGAGCTACAACACAG GCTGTAACGAGAACGACACCGATCACTTGGACCGGGACCAGCAGGCCTACCCTCCGACGCAGAAGACCAAACGCATGCGGACCTCCTTCAAGCACCATCAGCTGCGGACAATGAAATCCTACTTTGCCATCAACCACAACCCCGATGCCAAGGACTTAAAGCAGCTGGCCCAGAAAACAGGCCTCACTAAGAGAGTCCTACAG GTTTGGTTCCAAAACGCAAGAGCCAAATTCAGAAGGAACGTTTTGCGACAGGAGAATGGAGGTGTTGATAAGGCTGATGGCACCTCACTCCCTCCGCCCTCATCCGACAGTGGGGCCCTGACCCCCCCCTCCAGCGCGGCCACACTAACAGACCTGACAAACCCCTCTATCACTGTAGTGACCTCCGTCACCTCTAGTTTGGACAGCCATGATTCGGGGAGCCCTTCGCAAACTACCTTGACAAACCTTTTCTAA
- the lg17h1orf53 gene encoding uncharacterized protein C1orf53 homolog, with protein sequence MVYRRSMFRKNFPSKAFVCRLVLLCFHLNKRLVAMSMPKLSGESSEPPANSGASQIDEGTTAADVSDAGGENDPSSAGKFTEGEMAIHRIHRLACAAKKQMYVDPSSGYKVFTEYAHLQRGKCCGSACRHCPYGQVNVKDPATKKRFNSLFYV encoded by the exons ATGGTTTATCGCAGAAGCATGTTTCGCAAAAACTTCCCGAGTAAAGCGTTTGTCTGCAGACTCGTTCTTCTCTGCTTCCACTTGAATAAACGACTCGTAGCGATGTCGATGCCAAAGCTGTCGGGAGAAAGCTCCGAGCCACCGGCGAACAGCGGCGCGTCACAGATCGACGAAGGCACGACAGCAGCAGACGTCAGCGACGCGGGGGGCGAAAACGACCCCTCCTCCGCGGGAAAGTTCACAGAGGGCGAGATGGCCATCCACAGAATCCATAGACTAGCGTGTGCG GCAAAGAAGCAGATGTACGTTGACCCTTCCAGCGGGTATAAGGTGTTCACAGAGTATGCCCACCTTCAGAGAGGGAAGTGCTGCGGCAGCGCGTGCAGACAC TGTCCATATGGCCAAGTCAACGTGAAGGACCCCGCCACGAAGAAGCGGTTCAATTCCCTGTTTTACGTGTAG
- the lhx9 gene encoding LIM/homeobox protein Lhx9 isoform X3, with protein sequence MSCVLIDARTRTVSSETRNSPPSTGSLSSVSSAHCAQSGAAQSARCTGISLSHCTAAEPQSPFGCAERAGRSAAVHYMEVVGCKTEAGSCTLRPGPGAMLFHGISGDHIQGIMEEMERRSKTESRLAKGMQLNGRESNMPSMSPEKPALCAGCGGKISDRYYLLAVDKQWHLRCLKCCECKLALESELTCFAKDGSIYCKEDYYRRFSVQRCARCHLGISASEMVMRARDSVYHLSCFTCTTCNKTLTTGDHFGMKDSLVYCRLHFETLVQGPDYHPQLNFAELAAKGGGLTLPYFNGTGTAQKGRPRKRKSPAMGIDIPSYNTGCNENDTDHLDRDQQAYPPTQKTKRMRTSFKHHQLRTMKSYFAINHNPDAKDLKQLAQKTGLTKRVLQGEQILGHYSHTSRRLKIP encoded by the exons ATGTCTTGTGTTTTAATTGACGCCCGAACTAGAACTGTAAGCTCAGAAACGAGGAACAGCCCCCCATCTACCGGCAGCCTCTCCTCTGTCTCCTCTGCACACTGCGCACAGTCCGGAGCGGCTCAGTCTGCGCGCTGCACAGGGATCTCACTCTCACACTGCACAGCCGCAG AGCCTCAGAGCCCATTTGGATGCGCTGAGAGAGCGGGGCGCAGCGCTGCAGTGCATTATATGGAAGTTGTGGGCTGCAAGACAGAGGCAGGCAGTTGCACGTTGCGTCCAGGACCTGGAGCCATGCTTTTCCACGGGATCTCCGGGGATCACATCCAAGGAATCATGGAGGAGATGGAGAGAAGGTCGAAAACGGAGTCACGCCTGGCGAAGGGCATGCAGCTGAACGGAAGAGAGTCG AACATGCCTTCTATGAGCCCAGAGAAGCCAGCCCTGTGTGCCGGCTGTGGCGGCAAGATTTCGGATAGATACTACCTCCTGGCCGTGGACAAACAGTGGCACCTGCGGTGCCTCAAATGCTGTGAATGTAAACTAGCGCTGGAGTCGGAGCTAACGTGTTTTGCCAAGGATGGGAGTATCTATTGCAAGGAGGATTACTACAG AAGGTTCTCCGTGCAGAGGTGCGCGCGTTGCCACCTCGGGATATCGGCCTCGGAGATGGTGATGCGAGCGCGCGACTCCGTGTACCACCTGAGCTGCTTCACGTGCACCACTTGCAACAAGACCCTGACCACGGGCGATCATTTCGGCATGAAGGACAGCCTAGTGTACTGCCGACTCCACTTCGAGACGCTGGTGCAGGGGCCGGACTACCACCCCCAGCTCAACTTCGCCGAGCTGGCAGCCAAGGGAGGCGGCCTCACTCTACCCTACTTCAACGGCACCGGGACGGCACAGAAGGGAAGGCCACGCAAGAGGAAGAGTCCGGCCATGGGGATAGATATACCGAGCTACAACACAG GCTGTAACGAGAACGACACCGATCACTTGGACCGGGACCAGCAGGCCTACCCTCCGACGCAGAAGACCAAACGCATGCGGACCTCCTTCAAGCACCATCAGCTGCGGACAATGAAATCCTACTTTGCCATCAACCACAACCCCGATGCCAAGGACTTAAAGCAGCTGGCCCAGAAAACAGGCCTCACTAAGAGAGTCCTACAG GGAGAACAAATCTTGGGGCATTACAGCCATACATCCCGACGTTTGAAAATTCCCTAA
- the lhx9 gene encoding LIM/homeobox protein Lhx9 isoform X1, whose product MSCVLIDARTRTVSSETRNSPPSTGSLSSVSSAHCAQSGAAQSARCTGISLSHCTAAEPQSPFGCAERAGRSAAVHYMEVVGCKTEAGSCTLRPGPGAMLFHGISGDHIQGIMEEMERRSKTESRLAKGMQLNGRESNMPSMSPEKPALCAGCGGKISDRYYLLAVDKQWHLRCLKCCECKLALESELTCFAKDGSIYCKEDYYRRFSVQRCARCHLGISASEMVMRARDSVYHLSCFTCTTCNKTLTTGDHFGMKDSLVYCRLHFETLVQGPDYHPQLNFAELAAKGGGLTLPYFNGTGTAQKGRPRKRKSPAMGIDIPSYNTGCNENDTDHLDRDQQAYPPTQKTKRMRTSFKHHQLRTMKSYFAINHNPDAKDLKQLAQKTGLTKRVLQVWFQNARAKFRRNVLRQENGGVDKADGTSLPPPSSDSGALTPPSSAATLTDLTNPSITVVTSVTSSLDSHDSGSPSQTTLTNLF is encoded by the exons ATGTCTTGTGTTTTAATTGACGCCCGAACTAGAACTGTAAGCTCAGAAACGAGGAACAGCCCCCCATCTACCGGCAGCCTCTCCTCTGTCTCCTCTGCACACTGCGCACAGTCCGGAGCGGCTCAGTCTGCGCGCTGCACAGGGATCTCACTCTCACACTGCACAGCCGCAG AGCCTCAGAGCCCATTTGGATGCGCTGAGAGAGCGGGGCGCAGCGCTGCAGTGCATTATATGGAAGTTGTGGGCTGCAAGACAGAGGCAGGCAGTTGCACGTTGCGTCCAGGACCTGGAGCCATGCTTTTCCACGGGATCTCCGGGGATCACATCCAAGGAATCATGGAGGAGATGGAGAGAAGGTCGAAAACGGAGTCACGCCTGGCGAAGGGCATGCAGCTGAACGGAAGAGAGTCG AACATGCCTTCTATGAGCCCAGAGAAGCCAGCCCTGTGTGCCGGCTGTGGCGGCAAGATTTCGGATAGATACTACCTCCTGGCCGTGGACAAACAGTGGCACCTGCGGTGCCTCAAATGCTGTGAATGTAAACTAGCGCTGGAGTCGGAGCTAACGTGTTTTGCCAAGGATGGGAGTATCTATTGCAAGGAGGATTACTACAG AAGGTTCTCCGTGCAGAGGTGCGCGCGTTGCCACCTCGGGATATCGGCCTCGGAGATGGTGATGCGAGCGCGCGACTCCGTGTACCACCTGAGCTGCTTCACGTGCACCACTTGCAACAAGACCCTGACCACGGGCGATCATTTCGGCATGAAGGACAGCCTAGTGTACTGCCGACTCCACTTCGAGACGCTGGTGCAGGGGCCGGACTACCACCCCCAGCTCAACTTCGCCGAGCTGGCAGCCAAGGGAGGCGGCCTCACTCTACCCTACTTCAACGGCACCGGGACGGCACAGAAGGGAAGGCCACGCAAGAGGAAGAGTCCGGCCATGGGGATAGATATACCGAGCTACAACACAG GCTGTAACGAGAACGACACCGATCACTTGGACCGGGACCAGCAGGCCTACCCTCCGACGCAGAAGACCAAACGCATGCGGACCTCCTTCAAGCACCATCAGCTGCGGACAATGAAATCCTACTTTGCCATCAACCACAACCCCGATGCCAAGGACTTAAAGCAGCTGGCCCAGAAAACAGGCCTCACTAAGAGAGTCCTACAG GTTTGGTTCCAAAACGCAAGAGCCAAATTCAGAAGGAACGTTTTGCGACAGGAGAATGGAGGTGTTGATAAGGCTGATGGCACCTCACTCCCTCCGCCCTCATCCGACAGTGGGGCCCTGACCCCCCCCTCCAGCGCGGCCACACTAACAGACCTGACAAACCCCTCTATCACTGTAGTGACCTCCGTCACCTCTAGTTTGGACAGCCATGATTCGGGGAGCCCTTCGCAAACTACCTTGACAAACCTTTTCTAA